The Malus domestica chromosome 10, GDT2T_hap1 nucleotide sequence TGGACAACAAAAGGATTTCATTACTTTCGATATCTACGTACACATGTACTTGTTGTTGCCTTCCGTGACCGAAACCATACTCTTCACATATACAACGGGCGAATGATTTGCTTTGCACAGTGGCAAATAATACGGTTGCGGAGGAAAAATGGGATTGATCCTTACAGCACTTTGAATGGGAAGATTTTTAAGCTTCTTAGTACGGAAGTTATAGCAGACTATGCCTCCATTTTCCTCTACTGTAAGAACCTCTTCGCTTTTCCACATTGGCAAGCCTCCATTTCCCTCTACTGTAAGAACCTCGTCGCTTTTCCACATTGCCAATGTGGAGTACAGGGGCAAGAGGGACCTTGAGAATGATGGGATCTTGGCAGCAAAGTGTTTTGTCCAAACACCACCCGCATTTTTCGGACCACCACCAGAATCATCATCCATTAGCCACATTTCAAAGGGTGGTGTATCACCATCTTCAAAGGTATTACAATTCAAGCGAAAGAGAGCGATGGATTCATTCCACACCTTAAGACGCATTTCAATACCAAATCCTTCGAAATTGTTGAACTCTACCATCTCATGTGGTAACAGTATGTCATGAAACACCTCACGACTCATGTCAAACCAAACGATCACTCGCCTAATTTTTTCTTGCTCGGGATAGGTGACATCATAGCTATCGGCAAATTCCTTTTGTTGCTCACTTCCTATCCAATAACACATCCCCTTGAAGTACACCTGAAAAGTTTCAGGCCAAAGGAAAGTAGTTTCCGTTTCTAAAGAATAAGGCTCGATCTCCCTCCAAGAATTAGTTCCTAGGGTATACACTACTACCTTGGGAGGATGAATAATCAAATGTTCTGTGCCGCCATGCAATTCTGAACCAGAAAATCCAATTTTGACAACTTTGTAATCTTTAGATTTAGGATCATAGCCTAATCCCAAAACATCGTTGAACCGATTTGTTAGTGGCATGTAAGGCATATCCAACcaccaaggatgaggatccCTAAAGGATGCTTCGTCGAACCAATCTGGACTGTATGTCTCCGAAGGAAGGACCCTGAATTCCTGAATTGCCGGATTCCACAAAAGCACCTTAGTAGAATTAGGACGAGCTAGACAAATGATCCCATCACAATGACCTATAACATGAAATGATTGATCATCTCCAATCTCCAGACTCATAGAAAGAGGAATATTGACGTCCTCGATCCCAGAAAGAGTGCTACACTTGTGCACaccatcatcgtcatcatcaacaATGACATTGTCAAAAGTAAGTACTGAGAATACGGATTGAAATTTGTCCCCATTTGGGTCCTCCGTAGAAGGGACTAACATTCGCTTCAGAAGGACACGAGTGGACTGATCGTCCAGCAAGGAATGGGAGAGGTGCTTGTCGACGAACCTGGGGTCGTTGATGAGAGCATGCCACCATTTAGCGACGCACTTGAATCGCATCAGAGATTTCGGAGGCagagttgacagaatattcacCAACAAATCTTGTCCGATTTTGGATGTTTTGTTCGTCATTTGTGCAATGTCAATTATGGACCTCACCCTTGTTCTACGATACACACAAAGACCAACACAACAAGATCAGAAGATTCCACAATTACACATTCTCTCTAATTAAGCATATTCTCAAAAGCTCATCATCATCTGGCATTGCTATttcttgtttaaaaaaaaaaaaaactcatggaTACATTCAAAAATTTAGCCCTACTGAAAATGCCAATTGAAATTCAAAAGCGAAATAAGAATTGAAGCAAAAAAAGTATCCttctttcatttaaaaaaatatataaaaactgaaattgaataataaaaaGTTAGAAATGAGGTTACCTTGTTGTAGACTAGGCagtaggaagaggaagagaccGAAGCAGAAGCAGCGCTGTGAGTGAGAGGGAAAGGGGCAGACTCGGCGCAGAAAATGTATTTTCTGCGTTTTGTTCGTGCAGCTGCGTGCGATAATGCGATGGCAGAGAGgggtttttattttgattcttgTGCGACCGATTTCCACACCCTCCCAAATTTACGAACTTACGCTCCCAAATTCGGCCGCGGTTTGCAGTCTTCAATTCCGTGTCTTAATTGTGTATGTTCTCTTAACTTTTTAACAGATGTCTATAAACTTAACTTTTAATTTAACGGTGCTATCTTTTCAAAAGACtaatataacaaataaaaagaaataaaagaaaaacaaaaggtgCCTAACTCTCCACCTACCCAATTATGCTATTTAATTGGTGTTATCACTGTTTAATTTAACGATGTTATCTTTTAAGGGGATgctgttgtttttctttaatttttaattttttttaaatgttaacACTGTTGAATTGGTATTAAGTTGAAGCATGTGTCACTAAGTTAGAAAGAAGACATGACGAAAACACTAGTTTATGGACATTAGACTCCTGGGCCTTAATTTGTAAATCAGATTAATAGTCTCCGTGGTGATAGAGTATTCGGAGGAAAGTCTATGTAGTAAAAAGATTGCCGAGCTCTTCCAGCGGCTCTACTCCAAGCCCAGCCGTGACGCCTACTCCCTCGTTTGCAAGCGCTAGCTCGCCCTCGAGCGCCTCAGCAGCACCGCCCTTTGCATTGGCGGCCGACCGGTATATCGATAGCTTATTTGCTGGGTTCGTTGGGCAAGTGGGCAAGAAGATTCGCCTACAGTAGCTGATGCAGATTCAGAATTGTTATTCTTGGGACTCGACCCAAAGACACATCTGTTCTCGAAGTGCGTGACGTTTTGTGTGCTTGGACGAGACCCACTCTTATTTTTCAgctttggttttcagtataagtATTTTAACTTCATTTCCTctagttatttgtttttgtcgttataaatgtttttggaaaagtATTTCTGTTTTCATTTTTAAGTTGATTCGAGCTTTTGATCTATATGTTAGTACATATCTATTTTGACGTTATCTGGCcttaaattattttgtgttttcgactttatattttattaaagtATGTTTTCTACTTTTACACTGATGGGGAAAGAAAGTATGAGCCTGGGGGCACGAAAGATGGAATCATTGCAGCTGATTGCGACGGCGTGGTATTTTCCCTTTTGTGTAACCGCTCTTACCTAATATCTTcgttacatatatgtatattattcttcttcctattttcgAATATTTTCAGTCTAGtaagtgattttaaatttcgaggacgaaattattttaaggggggtagattgttacaACCACCCCCAAATAATTACACCATTTGTTATTTCCACCCCCAGCTGCCACGTGTCAATCATTAAACCTCCCCTCGTTTCCCTCTCTATGTCCCCTCACCCTCgtgaccttcttcttcttcgtctctcTCTCCCGAAGCTCTCTCAACTCTCCCTgtagctctctctctcaacctctcgcatctctttctctccctgGACTTACTAGAACCTTAGCACCTTCAGGAGAGGCTTGTAGCAAGCCCAGGATCCCTCTGCCCGCGAGATCGAAGACACGGAGCAAAGCTCCGATGAGCTTTCTTCCTTTTTAAGTGGGGGTAAGTCTCGAATCCCTCATTCTCGTACCTAGCTTAATGTTTGGTTATGATTTAGAAGCTTGAACCTTCTATTTTTACGTAGATTTTGCTTCGGAAATCATTGTGGGTGAGCACACCCATTTTCCGGCGAACCCATGGACTTTGGAGGCTTTTCCGGTCACCTCCGACCGAGTTACGGTGTTTGGAAGGTAGaaatctctctctatctcttggTTCTTCATGTTTGTACCTAGATCGGAGCTCGAAGCTTTCGTTTTCAAGTGACCGGAGCTGTAGCAGCTCCGGCCTTCTCTCTCGGCAAACCAGGCCATCCGGCCTTTCCCATTTCCTCCCctcgggccttaggcccgtgttgtcttaagcccaaaaccctagccccctttagttttttttaagctttgttaattggtttttaaaacccaaaaatgGCTCGGGCCTTATATAATTTGGCCTTGGGCAGGTTATATATTAAAGGGCTTAAAGCCCTGTCCTTTTTAATAAGGCCTTAAGGCCTTTGTGTTTtggtggtgtgtgtgtgtttgtggagTGTAtatgtttgggcttaagcccaaaccccaATTCTCACCTTAAtacccttttaacccaaaaaccctaggttTCTAAAACCCGTTTAAAACCCTAAACTCATCCAATCCCAAATCccctattttatttaattcaaaccCAATCTTTtagaaaatccttttatttatctattacatttttgtgcttaggtaaAGTTGCTAGTGGAGAAATTCTATATCCTTATTCGTGCGATTCTTCTGCTAAAgaatatttgtgagtggaccctttctaaaattacatgattttataatttaattgcataaatgattagcatgcctacggATTTACGAACTGATTTATGTTAAGCCTGTTTTTGGAATTTATTgatttcgtctcgtgttttggtgAGGAAATAAATTGCTAGCCTagtttgagctatattttaatatatcgtattttctataaaaaccatgaactggtagactattcgatggatgacgataggatgatagaacatgttttagaaacccctctttatagtatagacaatggatgactttatactatgaagtggttatttatgagaggcgtaactatttgtgcgtacctagtagacACTATGCCGTCTGGGGCGAGGAactggtgttggcatttaggccaggagaaataatccctagctaccggctgagggacatggagcaagcattgggccgggagttggtaatctctggctacgggcgcagagaccacggaACAGGTATTGGgtcgggagttatatttatttagtgatctttctagcagcacaccgcgttTACGAGATGATTTATGATGCgtttactgttttgatttcTGCGATGATATTCCGCGATGTGatttttgagatatttggcatgctaggatttttattaaattcatcacttattatgctagtagttttcatttatataaactttgggggttagtatgtttataactattttattattattgtatatataaacttggtccactcacctttgttttgcgcccccattcaggacttaggaTCAAGGTACCTAATCCCGGCGTGAAGGCACTTCCCCAGCAGCATCTTCGGATCCTCTCGAATGTAGGACTCActcctttattcattaaattttatcttaattcttcttagtgattaggtttagttgtatgctctgagcaTGTTCCTAAACCTTTTAACTCTTAgtattttaaatttctaacccgtatttatttcttattcttagcttttgtatcaattaatggctttcgtcaccctcgggtgtcggccatcacgtgtctatcctggtattcggggaatatcagggtcggggcgtgtcaaatTCGGCTGTAGTTTGCTGTCGCCAATTCAGTGTCTCATTTGTGTTTGCTCTCTAACTTTTTAACAGCGGTCTATAAACTTAACTTTTAATTTAACAGTGCTATCTTTTCAAAAGACtaatataacaaataaaaagaaataaaagaaaaacaaaaggtgCCTAACTCTCCAACTACCCAATTACACTATTTAATTGGTGTTATCACTGTTTAATTTAACGGTGTTGAAGCATGTGTCACTAAGTTAGAAAGAAGACATGGCGAAGACACTAGTTTATGGACATCAGACTCCTGGCCCTCAATTTGTAAATCAGATTAATAGTCTCCGTGGTGATAGAGTATTCGGAGGATAGTTTATGTAGATCGTTGAGGTCTTCCGGCGGCTCGACTCCAAGCCCAGCTGTGATGCATGCTCCCTCGTCTGCAAGCGCTAGCTCGCCCTCAAGCGCCTCAGCAGCACCGCCCTCTGCATTGGCGCCACCGGCAGCTCAGACCTCGTCGTCGGCCTCTTCACTACTAATTCCGCAACGTCCGCGCCGTTTACCTTGACGAGCACCTTAACCTTTCGTCGATGAGGCTGCATTTTGTTTGAGAAAATGAATTTCATTGATTAAGAGAATAAAATTACAATGTTGtggtatgtgtatatatatatacacacacactctcaCATAACTTTAACCTTCTAAACACCTTGCGACCTATACAACAATCTCAACTAATTACTAATCTAATAcaacaaccaaaacaaacaaactagCTCTAAGTTTTATCACCAATTGAATCTTTAACAATACTATCCAAAACATCCCCCTTCAAACTAAACTGAGGAGTTCAAAGGGACAGTTTGGATCTTAAGAGCTGAAACCGGTCTTTGGAAAGAGATTTTGtgcatatatatgaaatttgatTTTGAGTGCAGATAAAATGGACTGAGATGGCCTTCGATAACAACTTTTCTTGAATGTTGTGGTAGTTGATCTCTACATGCTTTGTTCTAGCATGAAACAAAGGATTTTTGGCAAGAGAGATAGTTGATTGATTATCACACTAGAGTTGAGGAGTACATGTGTAACAACCCGTCCTAAATTTTTACGGAACGGAAGGGTAAT carries:
- the LOC114827676 gene encoding F-box/kelch-repeat protein At3g06240-like is translated as MTNKTSKIGQDLLVNILSTLPPKSLMRFKCVAKWWHALINDPRFVDKHLSHSLLDDQSTRVLLKRMLVPSTEDPNGDKFQSVFSVLTFDNVIVDDDDDGVHKCSTLSGIEDVNIPLSMSLEIGDDQSFHVIGHCDGIICLARPNSTKVLLWNPAIQEFRVLPSETYSPDWFDEASFRDPHPWWLDMPYMPLTNRFNDVLGLGYDPKSKDYKVVKIGFSGSELHGGTEHLIIHPPKVVVYTLGTNSWREIEPYSLETETTFLWPETFQVYFKGMCYWIGSEQQKEFADSYDVTYPEQEKIRRVIVWFDMSREVFHDILLPHEMVEFNNFEGFGIEMRLKVWNESIALFRLNCNTFEDGDTPPFEMWLMDDDSGGGPKNAGGVWTKHFAAKIPSFSRSLLPLYSTLAMWKSDEVLTVEGNGGLPMWKSEEVLTVEENGGIVCYNFRTKKLKNLPIQSAVRINPIFPPQPYYLPLCKANHSPVVYVKSMVSVTEGNNKYMCT